Proteins encoded together in one Planctopirus ephydatiae window:
- a CDS encoding HAD family hydrolase: MLKWIFFDIGNVLFNDDQQAFFGYLSLFEALRETNPQQTFSELMLAREAEAKRGQQWIISRLAKSRLTPERYSTWSQYVSNELRNRYDEFHLLNPHAIEMLQGLRAHYRLGIIANQTTACRPSLERRGLAECFDLIGISDELGCSKPDRQIFEWALNKVGCHPGESLMIGDRVDNDMLPASELGMQGLLVHWRSFEQKLWQPQDRLAREFLASCTNVPLFPHGLVDFDRYPCVNNLSEIPEKIAEMEQSV; encoded by the coding sequence ATGCTGAAATGGATTTTTTTCGACATTGGAAATGTCCTTTTCAATGACGATCAGCAGGCGTTTTTCGGCTATTTGTCATTGTTTGAGGCCTTGCGGGAAACCAATCCTCAGCAGACATTCAGCGAGTTAATGTTGGCCCGTGAAGCCGAAGCGAAGCGTGGCCAGCAATGGATCATCTCACGTCTCGCAAAGTCCCGCCTCACTCCTGAGCGCTACTCGACCTGGAGTCAGTATGTTTCGAACGAGCTGAGAAATCGCTACGACGAATTTCATCTGCTCAACCCGCATGCCATCGAGATGTTGCAGGGACTGCGTGCTCATTACCGGCTGGGAATCATTGCGAACCAGACGACAGCCTGCCGGCCCTCTCTCGAACGACGGGGATTGGCGGAGTGTTTCGATCTGATTGGCATCAGTGATGAGCTGGGATGCTCCAAGCCTGATCGCCAGATATTTGAGTGGGCGTTGAATAAAGTAGGTTGTCATCCGGGTGAGTCGCTCATGATTGGTGATCGAGTCGATAACGACATGCTTCCTGCCAGTGAACTGGGAATGCAGGGACTCCTGGTTCACTGGAGATCATTCGAGCAGAAGCTCTGGCAGCCACAGGATCGACTCGCCCGGGAGTTTCTGGCATCATGCACAAATGTGCCATTGTTCCCGCATGGACTGGTTGATTTTGATCGATACCCTTGTGTGAACAATCTCAGCGAGATTCCCGAGAAGATCGCTGAAATGGAGCAATCTGTCTGA